From Solwaraspora sp. WMMD1047, the proteins below share one genomic window:
- a CDS encoding DUF2469 domain-containing protein translates to MSAEDLEKYETEMELQLYREYRDIVRQFSYVVETERRFYLANQVDLHVRNSDGEVYFEVEMHDAWVWDMYRPARFVKNVRVMTFKDVNVEELEKPEISLPADSGFGGS, encoded by the coding sequence ATGAGTGCGGAAGATCTCGAGAAGTACGAGACCGAGATGGAGCTGCAGCTCTACCGGGAGTACCGCGACATCGTCCGCCAGTTCTCCTACGTCGTCGAGACCGAGCGCCGTTTCTACCTGGCGAATCAGGTGGACCTGCACGTGCGCAACTCGGACGGCGAGGTCTACTTCGAGGTCGAGATGCACGACGCCTGGGTGTGGGATATGTACCGCCCAGCGCGCTTCGTGAAGAATGTCCGAGTAATGACGTTTAAGGACGTCAATGTGGAAGAGTTGGAAAAGCCGGAGATCTCGTTACCCGCGGATTCCGGCTTCGGCGGCTCCTGA
- the rplS gene encoding 50S ribosomal protein L19: MNTLDALDAQSQRTDVPDFRAGDTVKVHARVVEGSRSRVQIFQGVVIRRQGSGLRETFSVRKISFGVGVERTYPVNSPAIDRVEVVTRGAVRRAKLYYLRELRGKKAKIKEKREKQVS; encoded by the coding sequence ATGAACACCCTGGACGCCCTCGACGCCCAGTCGCAGCGGACCGACGTTCCCGACTTCCGGGCCGGTGACACCGTGAAGGTGCACGCCCGGGTGGTCGAGGGCAGCCGCTCCCGGGTCCAGATCTTCCAGGGCGTGGTCATCCGTCGCCAGGGATCCGGCCTGCGGGAGACGTTCTCCGTCCGCAAGATCAGCTTCGGGGTCGGTGTCGAGCGGACGTACCCCGTCAACAGCCCGGCGATCGACCGGGTCGAGGTGGTCACCCGCGGTGCCGTGCGCCGGGCCAAGCTGTACTACCTGCGCGAGCTGCGGGGCAAGAAGGCCAAGATCAAGGAGAAGCGCGAGAAGCAGGTCAGCTGA
- a CDS encoding ribonuclease HII, translating to MLTPPRAVVRRDGGLYALERALQRRGFPHVAGADEAGRGACAGPLVAAAVVLPAGRRGEIDGLADSKLLTPATRDRIHDVVLERALAHAVVVIPAAEVDARGLHVCNLAAMRRALALLATRPDYVLTDGFGVDGLGVPGLAVWKGDQVAACVAAASVLAKVTRDRIMVELDGKFPGYGFADHKGYVTADHNAALERHGPCAEHRFSYVNVAAASGRAGRPPRTRRPADLGRTESMPRGAQLEGTVGVALGEQPRPPVPVGEDVAMEGGER from the coding sequence GTGCTGACCCCACCGAGGGCGGTGGTGCGCCGCGACGGTGGCCTCTACGCCCTGGAACGGGCGTTGCAGCGGCGCGGCTTCCCGCACGTCGCCGGGGCGGACGAGGCCGGCCGCGGGGCCTGCGCCGGCCCGCTGGTCGCCGCGGCGGTGGTGCTGCCGGCCGGGCGACGGGGCGAGATCGACGGACTCGCCGATTCCAAACTGCTCACCCCGGCCACCCGGGACCGGATCCACGACGTGGTGCTGGAGCGGGCGCTGGCGCACGCCGTGGTGGTGATCCCGGCGGCCGAGGTGGACGCCCGCGGGCTGCACGTCTGCAACCTGGCCGCGATGCGTCGCGCGCTGGCGCTGCTGGCGACCCGGCCGGACTACGTGCTGACCGACGGGTTCGGCGTCGACGGGCTCGGGGTGCCGGGCCTGGCGGTGTGGAAGGGTGACCAGGTGGCTGCCTGTGTGGCGGCGGCGAGCGTGCTGGCGAAGGTGACCCGGGACCGGATCATGGTCGAACTGGACGGGAAGTTCCCCGGCTACGGGTTCGCCGATCACAAGGGGTACGTGACGGCCGATCACAACGCCGCTCTGGAACGTCACGGTCCGTGCGCTGAACATCGCTTCTCGTACGTCAATGTGGCGGCCGCCTCAGGCCGGGCCGGCCGGCCGCCACGGACCCGGCGTCCGGCGGATCTGGGCCGGACCGAGTCGATGCCGCGCGGGGCGCAGCTAGAGGGTACGGTCGGCGTGGCGTTGGGCGAGCAGCCTCGACCGCCAGTGCCGGTGGGGGAAGATGTGGCCATGGAAGGCGGAGAGCGATGA
- the trmD gene encoding tRNA (guanosine(37)-N1)-methyltransferase TrmD has translation MTGTALRVDVVSIFPEYFAPLELSLIGRARAAGVLDLVVHDLRTWTHDVHRTVDDTPYGGGPGMVMRPEPWGAALAALAPADAPPPRLVVPSPAGTRFSQALAYELAAEPRLVFACGRYEGIDERVLADAALRMPVTEVSLGDYVLFGGEVAVIVIMEAVTRLLPGVLGNADSLAEESHAHGLLEAPVYTKPPSWRGHDVPEILRSGDHGRIARWRRDQALLRTAARRPDLIAALPPGALDKRDLATLDGAGFQVPAAGMAK, from the coding sequence GTGACCGGCACCGCGCTCCGGGTGGACGTGGTCTCGATCTTCCCGGAGTACTTCGCCCCGCTGGAGCTGTCGCTGATCGGCCGGGCCCGCGCCGCGGGCGTACTCGATCTGGTCGTGCACGACCTGCGGACCTGGACGCACGACGTGCACCGCACCGTCGACGACACCCCCTACGGCGGCGGGCCGGGCATGGTGATGCGGCCGGAACCGTGGGGCGCGGCGCTGGCGGCACTCGCGCCGGCCGACGCGCCGCCGCCCCGGCTGGTGGTGCCCAGCCCGGCCGGGACGCGGTTCAGCCAGGCGCTGGCGTACGAGCTGGCGGCCGAGCCGCGACTGGTCTTCGCCTGCGGGCGGTACGAGGGCATCGACGAACGGGTGCTGGCCGACGCGGCGCTGAGGATGCCGGTGACCGAGGTGTCGCTCGGCGACTACGTGCTCTTCGGCGGCGAGGTCGCGGTGATCGTGATCATGGAGGCGGTGACCCGACTGCTGCCCGGGGTGCTGGGCAACGCCGACTCGCTGGCCGAGGAGTCGCACGCGCACGGCCTGCTGGAGGCGCCGGTCTACACCAAGCCGCCGTCCTGGCGCGGACACGACGTACCGGAGATCCTCCGCTCCGGCGACCACGGTCGGATCGCCCGGTGGCGACGGGACCAGGCGCTGCTGCGGACCGCGGCGCGGCGGCCCGACCTGATCGCCGCGCTGCCGCCCGGCGCCCTCGACAAGCGGGACCTGGCGACCCTGGACGGGGCCGGATTTCAGGTGCCGGCAGCGGGTATGGCAAAGTAG
- a CDS encoding NUDIX domain-containing protein yields the protein MADEFTARRAARVLVLDEAERVLLFHAFDPARPDHRYWLTPGGGLDAGETPAAGAARELAEETGLLVTPAELGEPVWREVSEFPFDGRWYRQEQEYFVARVSAWEVDTAGFTEVERGSIDGHRWWTVPELAGTGERFYPGELPELLRRVLAAPC from the coding sequence GTGGCTGACGAGTTCACCGCGCGCCGGGCCGCCCGCGTCCTGGTACTCGACGAGGCCGAGCGGGTGCTGCTCTTCCACGCCTTCGATCCGGCCCGGCCCGACCACCGGTACTGGCTGACGCCGGGCGGCGGACTCGACGCCGGTGAGACCCCGGCCGCCGGCGCCGCCCGTGAGCTGGCCGAGGAGACCGGGCTGCTGGTCACCCCGGCCGAACTCGGCGAACCGGTCTGGCGGGAGGTCAGCGAGTTTCCCTTCGACGGCCGGTGGTACCGCCAGGAACAGGAGTACTTCGTGGCGCGGGTGTCAGCCTGGGAGGTGGACACGGCGGGGTTCACCGAGGTGGAGCGGGGCAGCATCGACGGTCACCGGTGGTGGACGGTGCCGGAGCTGGCCGGGACCGGTGAGCGGTTCTACCCGGGCGAGCTGCCCGAACTGCTCCGCCGGGTGCTGGCGGCGCCGTGCTGA
- the lepB gene encoding signal peptidase I, translated as MIDEQTEKPRNSFWRELPILLGVAILVAVLVRAFVLQTFFIPSPSMEHTLDIDDRVLVNKLVYHFRSPERGEIVVFRAPAEWSGNPDGEDFIKRVIGVGGDRVVCCDEQERLVINGQPLDEPYIYSQDGIRDPAADEDFDVTIPADRLWVMGDHRSASGDSLEHWQRSQDLDIATIPEDAVVGRAFTVFWPVDRAKWLTVPDGFDRIPAPQG; from the coding sequence GTGATCGACGAGCAGACCGAGAAACCTCGCAACTCCTTCTGGCGCGAACTGCCCATCCTGCTGGGCGTGGCCATCCTGGTCGCGGTCCTGGTGCGGGCCTTCGTGCTGCAGACGTTCTTCATCCCGTCGCCCTCGATGGAACACACCCTGGACATCGACGACCGGGTGCTCGTCAACAAGCTCGTCTATCACTTCCGCTCGCCGGAACGCGGCGAGATCGTGGTCTTCCGGGCCCCGGCCGAGTGGAGCGGCAACCCGGACGGCGAGGACTTCATCAAGCGGGTGATCGGAGTCGGCGGCGACCGGGTGGTCTGCTGTGACGAGCAGGAGCGGCTGGTGATCAACGGGCAGCCGCTGGACGAGCCGTACATCTACTCCCAGGACGGCATCCGCGACCCCGCGGCCGACGAGGACTTCGACGTCACCATCCCCGCCGACCGGCTCTGGGTGATGGGCGACCACCGGTCGGCGTCGGGCGACTCGCTGGAGCACTGGCAGCGCAGCCAGGACCTGGACATCGCCACCATCCCCGAGGACGCCGTGGTGGGCCGCGCCTTCACCGTCTTCTGGCCGGTCGACCGGGCGAAGTGGCTGACGGTCCCGGACGGCTTCGACCGGATTCCCGCACCGCAGGGCTGA
- the rimM gene encoding ribosome maturation factor RimM (Essential for efficient processing of 16S rRNA) translates to MLIVGRIGRPHGIRGEVSVEVRTDEPEDRFAVGSVLITDPTAVPAPPVAGRAGAAPADLGVPVRVPDRLTVEATRWHQGRLLVFFEGVSDRDVAEVLRGVLLCVDSTEVRPPADPDEFNDHQLVGLAAVTPAGEPLGEVTRVDHAPASDLLVLRRPEGRTALIPFVKAIVPEVDLAAGRVVVDPPAGLLDL, encoded by the coding sequence CTGTTGATCGTCGGCCGGATCGGTCGGCCGCACGGTATCCGTGGCGAGGTCTCGGTCGAGGTTCGCACGGACGAACCGGAGGACCGGTTCGCCGTCGGGTCGGTGTTGATCACCGACCCGACGGCGGTACCCGCGCCGCCGGTGGCCGGCCGGGCCGGCGCCGCGCCGGCCGACCTCGGCGTCCCGGTCCGGGTCCCGGACCGGCTGACCGTCGAGGCCACCCGCTGGCACCAGGGCCGGCTGCTGGTCTTCTTCGAGGGCGTGTCGGACCGCGACGTGGCCGAGGTGCTGCGCGGGGTGCTGCTCTGCGTGGACAGCACCGAGGTGCGGCCGCCGGCCGACCCGGACGAGTTCAACGATCACCAACTGGTCGGGTTGGCCGCCGTCACGCCCGCCGGGGAACCGCTCGGCGAGGTCACCCGCGTCGACCACGCACCCGCCTCCGACCTGCTGGTGCTGCGCCGCCCGGAGGGACGGACCGCGCTGATCCCGTTCGTGAAGGCGATCGTGCCCGAGGTCGACCTGGCCGCCGGCCGGGTGGTGGTCGACCCGCCGGCCGGGCTGCTCGACCTGTGA
- the lepB gene encoding signal peptidase I, with protein sequence MRRVDEADDLDPWRPPSRRGRKVQRRQMPLWQELPLLLIVAFCLAVLIRTFLLQAFYIPSGSMEDTLLVGDRVLVNKVVYDMRDPVRGEIVVFRGTEAWAPEFTDEPNLSFADKVGRTVGDLVGVARPGEKDFIKRVVGLPGDRVACCDEQGRVTVNGTPLDESYIVEDSPLDVPPNPQECRSRRFAEVVVPSGQLFVMGDHRLVSQDARCQGPVPIDNVIGRAFIIVWPSARWTSLPVPPTFENLPPPTAATPESSPPANPDTSGGIAIIGPMLGILAITARSRHSRSARHRRLHP encoded by the coding sequence GTGCGTAGAGTGGACGAAGCGGATGACCTCGATCCCTGGCGACCCCCGTCCCGGCGCGGCCGCAAGGTTCAGCGCCGGCAGATGCCGCTCTGGCAGGAGCTGCCGCTCCTGCTGATCGTCGCGTTCTGCCTGGCCGTCCTGATCCGCACCTTCCTGCTCCAGGCGTTCTACATCCCGTCCGGCTCCATGGAGGACACTCTCCTCGTCGGCGACCGGGTGCTGGTCAACAAGGTCGTCTACGACATGCGCGACCCGGTCCGGGGCGAGATCGTGGTGTTCCGGGGGACCGAGGCCTGGGCGCCGGAGTTCACCGACGAGCCGAACCTCAGCTTCGCCGACAAGGTGGGTCGGACCGTCGGCGACCTGGTCGGTGTCGCCCGGCCCGGTGAGAAGGACTTCATCAAGCGGGTCGTCGGGTTGCCCGGGGACCGGGTGGCCTGCTGCGACGAACAGGGTCGGGTGACGGTCAACGGCACCCCACTCGACGAGAGCTACATCGTCGAGGACTCACCGCTGGACGTGCCGCCGAATCCGCAGGAGTGCCGGTCCCGGCGGTTCGCGGAGGTGGTGGTCCCGTCCGGGCAGCTCTTCGTGATGGGGGACCACCGGCTCGTCTCGCAGGACGCCCGCTGCCAGGGCCCGGTGCCGATCGACAACGTCATCGGCCGGGCCTTCATCATCGTCTGGCCGTCGGCCCGGTGGACCTCGCTGCCGGTGCCGCCGACCTTCGAGAACCTGCCGCCGCCGACGGCGGCGACACCCGAAAGTTCCCCTCCAGCAAACCCGGATACGTCGGGAGGTATAGCCATTATCGGGCCGATGCTAGGTATTCTGGCCATTACCGCGCGTTCTCGTCACTCGCGCTCAGCTCGGCACCGTAGGCTCCACCCGTGA